In Cyanobium sp. AMD-g, one genomic interval encodes:
- a CDS encoding carboxysome peptide A, with protein MLICKVVKPLVSTNRIPDFEHKHLQVVQDGSTQKVAVDAVGCIPGDWVICVGSSAAREAAGSKSYPSDLTIVGIIDHWDPDAGKASPPASGTPATQAGAT; from the coding sequence ATGTTGATCTGCAAAGTGGTCAAGCCCCTGGTCTCGACCAACCGCATCCCGGATTTCGAGCACAAGCATCTGCAGGTGGTCCAGGACGGCAGCACCCAGAAGGTGGCCGTCGATGCGGTGGGCTGCATCCCCGGCGACTGGGTGATCTGCGTGGGCAGCTCGGCGGCCCGGGAAGCGGCAGGCAGCAAGTCCTATCCCAGCGATCTCACGATCGTGGGGATCATCGACCACTGGGATCCCGATGCCGGTAAGGCCAGCCCGCCAGCGAGCGGCACCCCGGCCACCCAGGCAGGTGCCACCTGA
- a CDS encoding carboxysome peptide B, with amino-acid sequence MEIMQVTGSLVCSQRVPGLEHWNLRVLRSPKGKLSVAVDPVGAAPGNWVFTASGSAARFACGNPETHTDLTIGGIIDFWEPDG; translated from the coding sequence ATGGAGATCATGCAGGTCACCGGTTCCCTGGTCTGCTCCCAGCGGGTTCCCGGCCTGGAGCACTGGAATCTGCGGGTGCTGCGCAGCCCCAAGGGCAAGCTCAGCGTGGCGGTGGATCCCGTCGGTGCCGCCCCCGGCAACTGGGTGTTCACGGCCAGTGGTTCGGCCGCCCGCTTCGCCTGCGGCAACCCGGAGACGCACACCGACCTGACCATCGGCGGCATCATTGATTTCTGGGAGCCGGACGGGTAA
- a CDS encoding BMC domain-containing protein yields MASRTPRTGPDATPTPVTSTPAPAATPATPAAVPAAVAGNAAAPAAGSTPPALPPAAAAKPAAATKTPRAARATAPARQPRRSPATTARSSASSPSRRGSGGAGTPPTTPTPRTSPMSPTIHGIALGLIETRGLVPAIEAADAMTKAAEVTLIAREFVGGGYVTVMVRGETGAVNAAVRAGADACERVGDGLVAAHIIARPHSEVEPALAASGVGRRG; encoded by the coding sequence ATGGCCAGCCGCACCCCCCGCACCGGTCCCGACGCCACCCCCACGCCGGTCACTTCCACCCCGGCGCCGGCCGCCACACCGGCAACACCCGCGGCGGTTCCAGCGGCCGTGGCCGGCAACGCCGCAGCCCCAGCCGCGGGCAGCACCCCACCGGCCCTGCCACCGGCGGCGGCGGCCAAACCGGCGGCCGCCACCAAGACACCCCGGGCGGCCCGCGCCACCGCACCGGCCCGCCAGCCGCGGCGGTCTCCCGCCACCACCGCCCGCTCCAGCGCCTCCAGCCCCAGCCGCCGCGGCAGCGGCGGCGCCGGCACCCCCCCCACGACCCCCACTCCCCGTACCTCCCCCATGTCCCCCACCATCCACGGCATCGCCCTCGGTCTGATCGAAACCCGTGGCCTGGTGCCGGCGATCGAAGCGGCGGACGCCATGACCAAGGCCGCCGAAGTCACCCTGATCGCCCGTGAATTCGTTGGCGGCGGCTACGTCACCGTGATGGTGCGCGGCGAAACCGGTGCCGTGAACGCGGCCGTGAGGGCTGGCGCCGACGCCTGCGAGCGGGTGGGAGACGGCCTGGTGGCCGCCCACATCATTGCCCGTCCCCACAGCGAAGTGGAGCCGGCCCTGGCGGCCTCCGGCGTCGGCCGCAGGGGCTGA
- a CDS encoding ferritin-like domain-containing protein: MDAAHPRVLGYLGRALSLELSAVQQYMTQASLVELWGEAEAAERLRQETVEELGHAERLVQRMLQLGVAPAASQLRPVGHAADLLGLLRLDAELEQDLIQHYAEATRFCLLIGDRNNEAFFRTLRDEEQQHGEALAAWLDSLLGHAQSRSMQRATF; this comes from the coding sequence ATGGACGCCGCCCATCCGCGCGTCCTCGGCTACCTGGGCCGCGCGTTGAGCCTGGAACTGTCCGCCGTGCAGCAGTACATGACCCAGGCCTCCCTCGTGGAACTCTGGGGCGAGGCCGAGGCCGCCGAACGCCTCCGCCAGGAAACGGTCGAGGAACTGGGGCATGCCGAACGGCTGGTGCAGCGCATGCTCCAGCTGGGGGTGGCCCCGGCCGCGTCCCAGCTGCGGCCCGTGGGCCACGCTGCCGATCTGCTCGGTCTGCTGCGCCTCGATGCCGAACTCGAGCAGGACCTGATTCAGCACTACGCCGAAGCCACGCGCTTCTGTCTGCTGATCGGCGATCGCAACAATGAGGCCTTCTTTCGAACCCTGAGGGACGAAGAACAGCAGCATGGGGAAGCGCTGGCGGCCTGGCTGGACAGCCTCCTGGGCCATGCCCAGTCCCGGTCCATGCAACGGGCCACCTTCTGA
- a CDS encoding NAD(P)H-quinone oxidoreductase subunit F, with protein MPDTLPLSIQLSWLIPLYGFSGMVLSLPWATGWIKRNGPRPAAYLNLLVTLLAVLHGSLVLRAVLALGPQHLDIAWFSAADLDLRIGFDLSLTNLAALELVTFMSLVGQVFALGYLDKEWSLARFYALVGFFEGAMAGVVLSSNLFMSYFLLEMLTLSTYLLVGFWYAQPLVVTAARDAFLTKRVGDVLLLMGVVTLSAWAGSLEFNDLYAWSAHQTLPALGATLLGLGLIAGPMGKCAQFPMHLWLDEAMEGPNPASILRNSVVVTCGAVVLLKVMPLLLISPVAIDVLLAVGTISALGGALVAISQVDLKRACSYSTTSYLGLVFVAIALQQPFIALLLLFSHALAKAVLFMSVGSVIATTNCQDLTELGGLGSRMPATTSGFLVGAAGLTGLLPLGCFWSFGLMVEGLSSRAPFFAAVVLLTNGLTALNFTRVYRQVFMGSPHPKTRRTPEVNWLMALPMVTVAVLVLVTPLAMARIDRVPGIGAFSTVTALALVGSGLAGLLVGSLVPLDTFWSRSVLRPLRVLQDLLAFDFYTDRIYRATIVACVAGLARITNGFDQLVVNGMVNRIADVSMASAESLKLGVSGRLQTYVFTVVAAIVLLVSSLAWLGS; from the coding sequence TTGCCGGACACCCTTCCCCTGTCGATCCAGCTGAGCTGGCTGATCCCCCTCTACGGATTCAGCGGCATGGTGCTGTCGCTGCCCTGGGCAACGGGCTGGATCAAACGCAACGGCCCCCGTCCGGCCGCCTACCTCAACCTGCTGGTCACCCTGCTGGCGGTGCTGCACGGCAGCCTCGTGTTGCGCGCCGTGCTGGCCCTCGGCCCGCAGCACCTCGACATCGCCTGGTTCTCGGCCGCCGATCTGGATCTGCGGATCGGCTTCGATCTTTCCCTCACCAACCTGGCGGCCCTGGAGCTGGTGACCTTCATGAGCCTGGTGGGCCAGGTGTTCGCCCTGGGGTACCTCGACAAGGAATGGTCCCTGGCCCGCTTCTACGCCCTGGTGGGGTTTTTCGAAGGGGCCATGGCCGGGGTGGTGCTGAGCAGCAACCTGTTCATGAGTTATTTCCTGCTGGAGATGCTCACCCTGTCCACCTACCTGCTGGTGGGCTTCTGGTATGCCCAGCCCCTGGTGGTGACCGCCGCCCGTGATGCCTTCCTCACCAAGCGGGTGGGGGATGTGCTGCTGCTGATGGGTGTCGTCACCCTGTCGGCCTGGGCAGGATCGCTCGAGTTCAACGACCTCTACGCCTGGTCGGCCCACCAGACCCTGCCGGCCCTGGGGGCCACCCTGCTGGGCCTGGGGCTGATCGCCGGACCAATGGGCAAGTGCGCCCAGTTTCCGATGCACCTCTGGCTGGATGAGGCCATGGAGGGGCCCAACCCGGCTTCGATCCTGCGCAACTCCGTCGTGGTCACCTGCGGTGCCGTGGTGCTGCTGAAGGTGATGCCGCTGCTGTTGATCTCCCCAGTGGCGATCGATGTGCTGCTGGCGGTGGGCACCATCAGTGCGCTGGGGGGTGCCCTGGTGGCCATCTCCCAGGTCGACCTGAAGCGGGCCTGTTCCTACTCCACCACCTCCTATCTGGGGCTGGTGTTCGTGGCCATCGCCCTGCAGCAGCCCTTCATCGCCCTGTTGCTGCTCTTCTCCCATGCCCTGGCCAAGGCCGTGCTGTTCATGAGCGTGGGCAGCGTCATCGCCACCACCAATTGCCAGGACCTCACCGAACTGGGCGGCCTGGGCTCCCGCATGCCCGCCACCACCAGCGGATTCCTGGTGGGGGCGGCCGGCCTCACCGGCCTGCTGCCCCTAGGCTGCTTCTGGAGCTTCGGCCTGATGGTGGAGGGGCTGAGCTCCAGGGCTCCGTTCTTTGCCGCCGTGGTGCTGCTCACCAACGGCCTGACGGCCCTCAACTTCACCAGGGTCTACCGCCAGGTGTTCATGGGGTCCCCCCACCCCAAGACCCGCCGGACACCAGAGGTGAACTGGCTGATGGCCCTGCCGATGGTGACCGTCGCGGTGCTGGTGCTGGTGACCCCCCTTGCGATGGCGCGCATCGACCGGGTCCCCGGCATCGGTGCCTTCTCGACGGTCACGGCCCTGGCGCTGGTGGGCAGCGGCCTTGCCGGCCTGCTGGTCGGCAGCCTGGTCCCGCTGGACACCTTCTGGTCCCGCTCGGTGCTGCGGCCCCTGCGGGTCCTGCAGGACCTGCTGGCCTTCGACTTCTACACCGACCGGATCTACCGGGCCACGATCGTGGCCTGCGTGGCCGGCCTGGCCCGGATCACCAACGGCTTCGACCAGCTGGTGGTGAACGGGATGGTCAACCGCATCGCCGACGTCTCGATGGCCTCGGCTGAAAGCCTGAAGCTGGGGGTGAGTGGCCGGCTGCAGACCTACGTCTTCACCGTGGTGGCGGCGATCGTGCTGTTGGTGAGCAGTCTCGCCTGGCTGGGGAGCTGA